Proteins co-encoded in one Plasmodium reichenowi strain SY57 chromosome 10, whole genome shotgun sequence genomic window:
- a CDS encoding exported protein (hyp12) yields KYIQNFVNIQETLHEKCSSKYIRLISEQTSDESTSKSIKNGKCVNKRNNKNEDNHELQSKSRFIKGTELDVTSYNKSKHTQQNNLGDSLKRRKNNITNISSKKNETYLFDENKNEYKLRNPLRLINERYADSIVDTMDLNDKTKDKFKKFLHLYMAKENPDKQRKLYEQIESDMEKYKKNHVICSIVDFEKKYI; encoded by the coding sequence aaatatattcaaaattttgttaatataCAAGAAACCTTACATGAAAAATGTAgttcaaaatatataagattGATATCGGAACAAACTTCTGATGAATCTACAAGTAAATCTATAAAAAATGGTAAATGTGTAAATAAACGgaacaataaaaatgaagacAATCATGAATTACAATCAAAATCACGATTTATAAAAGGAACTGAATTAGATGTTActtcatataataaatcaaaacATACGcaacaaaataatttagGAGATTCATtgaaaagaagaaaaaataacattacaaatatatcttctaaaaagaatgaaacatatttattcgatgaaaataaaaatgaatacaAATTAAGAAATCCTTTACGTCTTATTAATGAAAGATATGCTGATAGTATAGTAGATACTATGGATCTTAATGATAAGACAAAAgataaatttaaaaaattcttacatttatatatggCGAAGGAAAATCCAGATAAACAACGTAAGTTATATGAACAAATTGAAAGTGATATGgaaaaatacaaaaaaaatcatGTTATATGTAGCATCGTTgattttgaaaaaaaatatatatga
- a CDS encoding acyl-CoA binding protein, isoform 1, ACBP1, with protein sequence MAELFEESVAFINSVPKDVNLPNDIKLNLYKYYKQSTVGNCNIKVPSKFKVTDRRKYEAWKSVENLNKEDAKKRYVELVSALFPYWKDGE encoded by the coding sequence atggCTGAACTCTTTGAGGAAAGTGTTGCATTTATTAATAGTGTACCTAAGGATGTAAATTTGCCTAATGATATTAAGTTAaatttgtataaatattataagcAGAGTACAGTAGGTAATTGTAATATAAAGGTACCAAGTAAATTTAAAGTTACTGatagaagaaaatatgaGGCTTGGAAATCTGtagaaaatttaaataaagaagatgcaaaaaaaagataCGTTGAACTTGTTAGTGCGTTATTTCCTTATTGGAAAGATGGGGAATAA
- a CDS encoding acyl-CoA binding protein, isoform 2, ACBP2 — MEDLFQACVNYVNSLPNNRPLSVETKLDLYKYYKQGTVGNCNIKEPSYFQFADKKKYDAWKSVENLNREDAKTRYIDIVTEIFPNWQNKE; from the coding sequence ATGGAAGATTTATTTCAAGCTTGTGTTAACTATGTTAACTCATTACCTAATAATAGACCATTATCAGTTGAGACTAAGCtagatttatataaatattataagcAAGGTACTGTAGGTaattgtaatataaaagaaccaagttattttcaatttgctgataaaaaaaaatatgatgcTTGGAAATCAGTTGAGAATTTAAATAGAGAAGATGCTAAGACAAGATACATTGATATTGTTACAGAAATTTTTCCTAATTGGcaaaataaagaataa
- a CDS encoding exported protein (PHISTa), which translates to MNRINSFLLNLSNGIFDNNNDVNNKDKNVYSFNSNKMNNKSNKFYSSFHFMCLVVYIISLFFITLTNIYENNTSLSIQHDKLFMRTLYEIEKENYASIENNNEESKLNDELNNSSIKNKMDLKTIDINDLSRQLTKDELYDVLNSLEEIPPKRVLINLWYQSLNIAKDMKELLKELKGCVDEYLNKNNPYDCDNFINDNNSIWIDCLNDIVETLSSEEMEYIEKFHNLLNQDITVNDIVNFIYKCINYFDELKKKLFDKYKEKFEEKIMNSQKLLEV; encoded by the exons ATGAATAGGATAAATAGTTTTTTGCTTAATTTATCTAATGGAATATTcgataataataatgatgtaaataataaggataaaaatgtatattcttttaattcaaataaaatgaacaataaatctaataaattttacagttcttttcattttatgTGTTTagttgtatatataatttcattattttttataacgTTAACG aatatatatgaaaataatacatcATTATCAATACAACATGATAAACTATTTATGCGTACATTGTATGAGattgaaaaagaaaattatgCATCAATAGAAAATAACAATGAAGAAAGCaaattaaatgatgaattaaataattcaagtattaaaaataagatGGATTTAAAAACTATTGATATCAATGATTTATCAAGACAGTTAACTAAAGATGAATTATATGATGTGCTAAATTCATTAGAAGAAATTCCACCAAAACGTGTTCTTATTAATTTGTGGTATCAATCCCTAAATATTGCTAAAGATATGAAAGAATTATTGAAAGAATTAAAAGGTTGTGTTgatgaatatttaaataagaataaCCCATATGATTGtgataattttattaatgataataattctaTATGGATAGATTGTCTTAATGATATTGTAGAAACCTTATCATCTGAAGAGATGgaatatatagaaaaatttCATAATTTACTTAATCAAGATATAACAGTTAATGATATAgtaaattttatttataaatgtataaacTACTTTGATgaattaaagaaaaaattatttgataaatataaagaaaaatttgaagaaaaaataatgaattcACAAAAATTACTTGAGGTGTAA
- a CDS encoding alpha/beta hydrolase, putative has translation MSVHERIRRSICRIFFFLFFLSFSYKTLLNIYLYNENPRTNGQYVNIYSRSLGELLKNPEKREEPILKVSENDDIGKKPNLYDEDYYKKKLLIDNICKQYYKLMINSKINESNKNNNFNDIKDFPKNDEHKDNLSSKESLEVEGENCNTRIKSSLELENNNSVNNLFYDDGHPEINFFINKDNLKIARYTWRVENPKAYIFALHGVTTHIRNEYLNCYGMPEWAEKNREKNENAHDTEYSISKILDYFKDHNNDHNVFKNLYDKIENIIKDKLFSKDENEITNSNKGNDTSVIYNNVFKNLYDKIEVIIKENLFTKDENEITDVNNVNDVSVIYNNIFKILYDKIESVIKEKIWNKDENETLNEKKEVNTNIIHNNNEEENVHNINTNGDSSKGLSNNKVENKDCKSINDNEITNSNDIIKKIVEEENNLHIFSDLYDVINDNFDMNIESYTLCNASNINENSELYKSLSTYGSSLEGIYFYRNIRSILNKQLFDDIVQYDGSFKKYLNDDNVLLKDETDVNNYVDNKYYYCSICGLCEYCNCGKRTLSYKNSWIEKLNENGFTFIGIDNQSHGLSDGARNQRCFVENFDNFVFDAVKALEIFINECKEKNELKPIIIMGTSMGGCIALRTIETIYKLNKNWKDNIKCLALISPMISIENQKHKLINRILYSVCRYVKKYFELYEMDVLYERYKYPWIKGDTDIDPNHHSEGLKLGTAAECVFAADKCLIHSVLKYIEESNIDIIILQSKYDTTVDPTGPIDFVKKMIELYNKNHDENSNAKEDDNENEKKELESHNETEVSNNDQEKKNISLRDENIPNVDDIQNDINGSCYNIENYVVLSGNDLTEQQKLWRSCDHGYYKNFLMKKLGKTNNSKSTNGEDSFKRLSAHILKYGSHRLPCEPDTERSINIITDWLNNIFV, from the exons ATGTCAGTTCACGAAAGGATACGAAGATCCATTTGTAGgatttttttctttttattctttttatcgTTTTCATATAAGACATTATTG aatatatatttatacaatgAAAATCCCAGAACAAATGGAcaatatgttaatatatactcAAGAAGTCTAGGTGAATTATTAAAGAATCCAGAAAAAAGGGAAGAGCCTATTTTGAAAGTGAGtgaaaatgatgatattgGAAAGAAGCcaaatttatatgatgaggattattataaaaagaaattactaattgataatatatgtaagcagtattataaattaatgATTAATTctaaaataaatgaatctaataagaataataattttaatgatATTAAGGATTTTCCTAAAAACGATGAACATAAGGATAACTTATCAAGTAAAGAAAGTTTAGAAGTTGAAGGGGAAAACTGCAATACAAGAATTAAATCATCATTAgaattagaaaataataattctgttaataatttattttatgatgACGGACATCCGGAAATaaacttttttattaacaaagataatttaaaaatagCTAGATATACTTGGAGGGTTGAAAACCCCAAAGCTTACATTTTTGCTCTACATGGTGTAACTACACATATAAGAAATGAGTATTTAAATTGTTATGGTATGCCTGAATGGGCTGAAAAGAATAGAGAGAAAAACGAAAATGCTCATGACACAGAGTATAGTATTAGTAAAATTTTGGATTATTTTAAGGACCATAATAATGATCATAATGTGTTcaaaaatttatatgataagatagaaaatattattaaggataaattattttcaaaagatgaaaatgaaataacAAATAGTAATAAAGGAAATGATACAAgtgttatatataataatgtgttcaaaaatttatatgataagaTAGAAGTTATTATTAAGGAGAACTTATTCACAAAAGACGAAAATGAAATAACTGATGTTAATAATGTAAATGATGTAAgtgttatatataataatatatttaaaattttatatgataaaattgAATCTGTTattaaggaaaaaatatggaataaagatgaaaatgaaacattaaatgaaaaaaaagaggTTAATACgaatattattcataataataatgaggaagaaaatgttcataatataaatacaaatgGAGATTCAAGTAAAGGTTTAAGTAATAATAAGGTTGAAAATAAGGATTGTAAAAGtattaatgataatgagATTACGAATAgtaatgatattattaaaaaaattgttgaggaagaaaataatttacatatattcagtgatttatatgatgtaataaatgataattttgATATGAACATTGAATCATACACATTATGTAATGCATCTAATATTAACGAAAACAGTGAATTGTATAAGAGCTTATCCACATATGGATCTTCATTAGAaggtatatatttttatagaaATATCAGAAGTATATTGAATAAACAATTATTTGATGATATAGTACAGTATGATGGTAGTTTTAAAAAGTATCttaatgatgataatgttTTACTAAAGGATGAAACAGatgttaataattatgtggataataaatattactATTGTTCTATTTGTGGTCTTTGTGAATATTGTAATTGTGGTAAGAGAACcttatcatataaaaatagttggattgaaaaattaaatgagAATGGTTTCACATTTATTGGAATAGATAATCAATCTCATGGTTTATCAGATGGAGCTCGAAATCAACGATGTTTTGTTGAAAATTTTGATAATTTTGTTTTCGATGCTGTTAAAGCGttagaaatatttataaatgaatgcaaagagaaaaatgaattaaaacCTATAATAATTATGGGAACATCAATGGGTGGATGTATAGCTTTAAGAACGATTGaaactatatataaattaaataaaaattggaaagataatattaaatgttTAGCCCTTATTTCACCTATGATAAGTATTGAGAATCAAAAGcataaattaattaatagaatattatatagtGTATGTAGATAcgttaaaaaatattttgaacTTTATGAAATGGATGTGTTATATGAGAGATATAAATATCCCTGGATTAAAGGTGACACAGACATTGATCCTAATCATCATTCCGAAGGTTTGAAACTTGGAACAGCTGCAGAATGTGTATTCGCAGCTGATAAATGTTTAATTCATTCagtattaaaatatatagaagaGAGTAATATCgacattattattcttcAATCAAAATATGATACTACTGTTGATCCCACAGGCCCTATTGattttgttaaaaaaatgatagAATTGTACAACAAAAACCATGATGAAAATTCTAATGCTAAAGAGgatgataatgaaaatgaaaaaaaagaattagaATCTCATAATGAAACGGAAGTGTCTAATAATGatcaagaaaaaaaaaatatatcattaagAGATGAAAACATACCTAATGTTGATGACATtcaaaatgatataaatggatcatgttataatatagaGAATTATGTGGTTTTATCCGGAAATGATTTAACAGAACAACAAAAATTATGGCGTTCATGTGATCATggatattataaaaactttttaatgaaaaaattgGGTAAAACGAACAATTCGAAAAGCACAAATGGGGAAGATAGTTTTAAACGTTTAAGTGCTCATATATTGAAGTATGGTTCCCATAGGTTACCCTGCGAACCAGATACAGAACGaagtataaatattataactGACTGgttaaataatatatttgtataa
- a CDS encoding early transcribed membrane protein 10.1, producing the protein MKISKILFFFVAIIAVKLFIPGYVLAGSSGSGGVKKLTDAQKKKKNIIIFSSVASVLAALIGAGVGFGIYYKNHKSDNKDEGNDKKGSNDSKNKSQENKTPLLTAKA; encoded by the coding sequence ATGAAAATTTCAAagattttatttttcttcgTTGCTATCATAGCAgttaaattatttatcCCAGGATATGTTTTAGCAGGTAGTAGTGGATCAGGTGGCgtaaaaaaattaacagATGCTcaaaagaagaaaaagaatattataatattttcttccGTAGCTTCTGTTCTCGCTGCCTTAATAGGTGCCGGTGTAGGTTTtggaatatattataagaatCATAAATCCGATAACAAAGATGAAggaaatgataaaaaaggaaGCAATGATTCTAAAAACAAATCACAAGAAAACAAAACACCACTTTTAACTGCTAAAGCTTAA